agagcagatatattcagaatctataaaaaatatttaataatttaataaaaaagttaacgatattaattatttagactCGTCATCAATAttataaagataaatataaacCAAATTAGGCTAATTTATCAGTAAaagctaaataaaaataaaaattgagaaactatgttttttttttaatttactaatctatattgtttttggagagagaaagaaaaacgCATCCTGTAGGGCGCACTTTCAGCCACGTCAGCTAGGATGTGTTTTTACTGAAAATTGACAAATTAGTTCTTTTGATTatatggttaaatgttagtttTTTTGTCCTTAAGTCTTGGGTTCGATTATTTTCTTActcaaatttgtattttttatttcatgttgttttaagattttttttatttttaattaatatttttgacacattagtttttttattagatGGTTAGAtaattgtgattttatttttgagtctAAGTTCGATTCATCTTATAAGCATTTTaatatgcattttttatttcatgttgtttcaagcttttttatttattttaattaatgtttataattaataaatatctttatttaaaccatgatttgattttataaatagaagagagatgaattaaaaataaaaaaacttgaaaacaatatatttattaattataaacattaatttaaaaaaacttgaaacaatatgaaataaaaatacatattaaaatgcttATAAGATGAATCAAACTTAAGACTCAAGAATGAAATTATAGTTATCTAACCATCTAACCAAAAGAGCTAATAtgtcaaaaatattaaataaaataaaaaagtttaaaacataaaaaatataaatataaatatgagtagGAGAGAAATTGAATCTAAAACTAAATGATAAAACgctaacatttaaccatttgacaaaaaaaactgatttgttaattttattaaaaggatATGTTTTCCAtagatagataaattttaaaaaatagtataggttctcaatttttatatttttaagcatatattgataaattaggcaccaaattatattaaaattaaaatatagataataaaaagagaaaaactaaaatttaaccgcttaaaaaattaaaaaagaacatAATGGCGGGATCTGATACGGACTATATACCTCGGTTTACAAAGTCGGCATAATAACGGATATATTGATAATTCCAGTAAAAAGTTTCTATTGCAGTTTCTTTCTTGATAGAATCCTAATTCTAGTGCAATTAATATGAGCTTGATGTGCTTGAAGATGAAGCAAGATATCTGTGAAAAAGAGATCATCACTTCTAGGGATTTTCCCTCCGCTTATCCCTCCCTACCTTCGTAATCTTCCATCTTCAACAGCTTCGCATCGGATTTGAACTCTCGTACAAAAGCCGAAGGACCTGTTTAATTGCAGGTCTAGCCCGCCCTTCTCTTTGGCTGCACCCTCTCACGATGGACACAACCTTCGACTAGAAAAGAGAAGTCGGTGGTGACATTCTTAACATCCTCCATCCAGGAAACCTTCCGACTCCGACTATGCCGATCAATCGCATGATCGACTCCAACTACAACAACTCTCCGTCGCGCACAATTTACTCTGATAGGTTTATCCCCAGCAGATCCGGCTCAAATTTCGCACTTTTCGACATCTCCAATTCTCCCACGTCAGACCAAGGAAAAGAAGACCGTTCTATTGCTTATCAAAGCCTTTTACGCGCCACGCTGTTTGGGCCCGATACGCCGGGTACTCCGGTTTCCCGCAATATTTTCCGGTACAAAACTGAAACTAAACGGTCTTTACATTCGCTTCAACCTTTAGGGTATGACGAGTCGGGCCTTGGCATTAGCCATAGTCCTGTTAAAGCTCCCAGGAAGGTTCCCACCTCACCTTACAAGGTGAGGTCTTTATGCGTTTTATGGTAAACTGGgttgaaattagaaaattagtagggtctttttaataaaaaaatttcgggTTAACATTTATTcctatgctttttttttttaggttttggatgCACCTGGATTGGAAGATGATTTCTATTTGAATTTGGTGGACTGGTCACCCAACAATGTCTTGGCTGTGGGGTTGGAAAGTTGTGTTTATTTATGGAATGCTTGTGGTAACAAGGTTACCAAGTTGTGTGATTTGGGGATTCGTGATAGTATTTGTTCAGTTGGTTGGGCTCAATGTGGAACTCACCTTGCTGTTGGAACTAACAATGGCCAAGTTCAGGTTTGGTTATAGgatatttttttcttgaaagatTATTCTTGCTCCACTATCGCCTTTGCTTGGAGTCTTCTAACCTCTGTCTATATTTCACTTCCAGTCTTTTGCACATAGGATAATGCAGTGAGTTAATATTTATCACTTTGTTTGTAGATATGGGATGCATCTAACTGCCGCAGGGTAAGAACAATGGAAGGGCATCGATCACGTGTTGGGGTGTTAGCTTGGAGCTCTTCTCTATTATCTTCTGGTAGTCATGACAAGAGCATTCTTCAAAGAGATATACGTGCTCGGGATGATTTTGCCAGTAAGCTTGTTGGACACAAGAATGAGGTGAGACTCTTACTCATCTTCAGTTTGATTTAGCATGCTcagcaatatatatattttttgccCTGACAGTTGTGTATATATGCATTTATACAAATACTATTACAACTggatatttgttattttttccaACGCTCAGATTTTTCTGACATGCAtctccttttatttcataattgccacttctttctcttgtttgtcATGAATTCATCGTCCAATGTTTGTCATTAGTTATTTTGGGAATGGTAGTGCTACTTTTTTTGTGTTCATTCATTTTTATGTGCTTATTCCCGAACTCTCGAGTCTGAATCTCCGGTGGCTATTTGTAGGTTTGTGGACTGAAGTGGTCTTACGATGACCGTGAACTAGCATCAGGCGGTAATGAGAACAGAGTATGTAATACATGTTCTTTTCCCTGTGTAATTTATTCCTATATATACTTATTATATTGTTCAATTTTTGAACTGATTGAATGGGGAATCTCTCAACCATATGCAGCTTCTTGTTTGGAATCAACATTCAACTCAACCTGTCCTGAAACACTGTGAGCATACCGCTGCTGTAAAAGCAATTGCATGGTCTCCCCATCGGCATGGCCTTCTTGCATCTGGAGGTGGTGCAACTGATCGTTGTATTCGATTCTGGGATACAACCACTAACACACACTTGAGCTGCTTGGACACTGGCAGTCAGGTGatcatttcttttttggtcTCTATCATATCGTGCCCCTTTAATTTGTCCTTACACGTGCATGGAATAAGAAAAAACACCGAACAGATATGCCACtagtttatttttgtgcctaaGTGCTTAATACTGGAGTTTACAGTTATAATGTCCATTTTATGCATGACAGATAAGCAATCTTGTGTGGCCTAAGAATGTCAATGAACTTGTCAGTACTCATGGATCTTCCCAGGACCATATAATTGTTTGGAGATACCCTACCATGTCAAAGGTATGCGAAGTTTAAAAATAGTGTATATTTGATAATAGTTGCTCATCATCTACTTTTGTtcctttctaaaattttattgtaatgaTGCAGTTGGCTACTCTCACGGGCCACACAACTCGAGTTCTTTATCTCGCAATCTCTCCGGATGGACAGGTAGGTTGCTTTCCCACGCTTCATGGTTACCCTCACCTTCTACTCTATAGTTGAGCTTTATTTGTGCGTACATGGTTTTCCTATGGTGAaatgactttttctttttcttttttttttccttgcaGAAAATAGTTACGGGATCTGGGGATGAGACACTTTGCTTTTGGAGGTTGTTCCCTGCCTCTAAATCTCAGGTAATGGCATACATTTTTGCTCAACAAAGCTGATTTCTATTCAATACTGTTGAATGCTTACTTTTGTTCTGT
The Gossypium raimondii isolate GPD5lz chromosome 8, ASM2569854v1, whole genome shotgun sequence DNA segment above includes these coding regions:
- the LOC105792157 gene encoding protein FIZZY-RELATED 2, which codes for MPINRMIDSNYNNSPSRTIYSDRFIPSRSGSNFALFDISNSPTSDQGKEDRSIAYQSLLRATLFGPDTPGTPVSRNIFRYKTETKRSLHSLQPLGYDESGLGISHSPVKAPRKVPTSPYKVLDAPGLEDDFYLNLVDWSPNNVLAVGLESCVYLWNACGNKVTKLCDLGIRDSICSVGWAQCGTHLAVGTNNGQVQIWDASNCRRVRTMEGHRSRVGVLAWSSSLLSSGSHDKSILQRDIRARDDFASKLVGHKNEVCGLKWSYDDRELASGGNENRLLVWNQHSTQPVLKHCEHTAAVKAIAWSPHRHGLLASGGGATDRCIRFWDTTTNTHLSCLDTGSQISNLVWPKNVNELVSTHGSSQDHIIVWRYPTMSKLATLTGHTTRVLYLAISPDGQKIVTGSGDETLCFWRLFPASKSQNTDSKIGASSFGRTSIR